A DNA window from Bombus huntii isolate Logan2020A chromosome 10, iyBomHunt1.1, whole genome shotgun sequence contains the following coding sequences:
- the LOC126870668 gene encoding dynein axonemal heavy chain 8-like, which produces MAHITAYFAARDYTKPAIDRRIAELLKRRVGLEELPTESLKERLAKFKENRNARQALLKATHRQVLEVAAFILNVDPDTLEEGIIDKDEYINVLDSFFLKDGKRAILIHYQPMEPPPFESGRWNPQYERETEVIRCCVTDGSTEQLSGKCVIVYRLKSDIDFETKHLHEEAYYAYAEVDPVSRSALAAISDLILRLNLPAIIANKVWGELSKCETGDKVVNNFICDFRDFCEFLSSKRVQLIII; this is translated from the exons ATGGCACACATAACTGCATATTTTGCAGCTCGAGATTATACAAAACCTGCGATTGATCGTCGCATTgctgaattattaaaaagaagaGTCGGTTTAGAAGAATTACCTACTGAAAGTTTAAAAGAACGACTT GCCAAATTTAAGGAGAATCGAAATGCTAGACAAGCATTGCTTAAAGCAACCCATAGACAGGTCTTGGAAGTTGCtgcttttattttaaatgtaGATCCAGATACTTTAGAAGAAGGAATCATTGATAAAGACGAATATATCAATGTTCTTGATAGTTTCTTCCTTAAAGATGGAAAGCGTGCAATTCTTATACACTATCAACCAATGGAACCACCTCCATTTG aatcaGGAAGATGGAATCCACAATATGAGCGTGAAACtgaagtaatacgttgttGTGTTACTGATGGTTCTACAGAACAACTTTCTGGCAAATGTGTTATAGTTTATAGATTGAAATCAGACATTGATTTTGAAACAAAGCATCTTCATGAA GAAGCATATTATGCATATGCAGAAGTTGACCCAGTATCTCGAAGTGCACTTGCAGCCATATCAGATTTAATTTTAAGGCTAAATTTACCAGCAATAATTGCTAATAAAGTATGGGGTGAATTGTCAAAATGTGAAACTGGTGACAAAGTTGtgaacaattttatttgtgaTTTTAGAGACTTTTGTGAATTTCTAAGCAGTAAGAGAGTACAACTCATAATCATTTAA